In the genome of Anaerosporomusa subterranea, the window TGTGGTGATCATTGAGTTGACGCCAAGCCTTGCCAACATTTTAATACCAGCTCGATCTTTGCCAACTCCTTCGAGCAGATCTAAATGAATGAGCAAACGTTTGCCATGCTTTTGAGCCTCAGCAAGCAATCCAGGCAGAGTGTTGATATCTCCAAACAGCAGTATGACACTAGGACCAGGTATATGTAAAAGAACATGTTTATAGTCTTCATAGGTTCTCACTGCCGGGATAACTGGCCCGTCACATAAAAGGTTGAGGATTTGTTGATGATTCATAATTACCTCTTCATTAAAATCTTGCGCAAATATTCCTTTTCAACTCTGAGGCTGGACAAATCTTTTTACCCGATGACCAAACCTCGCTAAGACTCCCACTTCTCTTAAGCGGAAGAAAGCGCGGCTAAGTCCCTGGATAAGTGCGACTAGGATTCAGATGAATAAAAAATCCACCAATCAACTCTTCTTTATTTTAGCACAAACTCACTTCTCGGGACAATTGATCTCTAGTCTTGCGTTAAACCAACGTCCCGGACTCGCATCTGCCATTGACAACGTCTAAAGGCAATCTATATAATAAAACCAAAGCGAGGTGTCGAGCATGAATGACAAGTGCTGTTACCAATTTCAAGATGCTGTTGATGAATACCTGGTTCGTCACCGTAGTGTATTTGATGTCTTAACTAAATATCAAGAAGCCGCTGCCCGAGTAAACAGAGCTTACGCCAAGGCTGTGACGGAGTGTGGTTGTGTCACTATCGAAGCTGGCCGCCAAGAGATTCCTGAAGGAGCCGAATTCCGTGATTTGAAACAATATATGTCAAATCACACCTCCGGTCAGCCCTGCACCCATTGCCGCGAAGTCATTGCCAAGGAGATGGGGCGCAGCATGTTTTACCAGACTGCTCTCTGCAATCTTGCCGGACTTAACATCCGGGATATCATGGAACAAGAACGCAAGAACTTGACAACTCTGGGAGTCTTTCATTTATCCTAACCCTATAAGGGAGAACCGTTTTAGCACGAACGCCACAACGTGGCTACGGCTACATATCTTGTACGTTGTGCGGCTAGTGGGGTAGCGTGCTGCCCCACCGCCATCGATTCTCTACGCGCCGTTTGGCGCGCTTTTTCTTTGCCTGGACACATAATTCGCACCGTACAGGACACGCTAAGGGTACTTCCAGATAGAGAGGTGCAACCATGCGGCTGCTCAAAATATGTGTATTGATCGCGTTCTTTGCAGGCTGTTCATTTCCTGCGTTGGGAACGGCGCACGACGAGTTACCCTCCGGGTATATAACCGTGGTCGACGAAACTGGCTCCATCATTTATGAGACTGGGAGAAAAGTCCATCCTGGGGATGAGTTCATCAATGAAGATAATCGCCTGTATGAAATACTGTTGGTGGATAACTCGCGGGCCTTGGCAGTATATAAAGCTAATCTGTCACAAGATATGAATCTAGACTTGGCGTTACCTGCTCAGACGCCAGCGGAGGCACCGACTACGCCGCTAATCTCCATCTATCACACCCATAATGATGAGTCGTATATTCCTACTGATGGAAAGGCCACCACACCAGGCAAAGGCAGCATTATGACTGTAGGAGACGTCTTCGCGACTAAACTGGGCGAGCTAGGGTACAGAACAAACCACAATAAAACGCTTCACGAACCGCATGACGCCAATGCCTATCAACGCTCACGCCGGACATTTATCAAACTTCTGAGTGAGCAACCGACCGCCTTGTTTGATCTGCACCGGGACAGCGCACCGCTTCAATCTTATATCACGCAAATTAGGGGCGAGGATGTCGCTAAACTGGTGCTGGTTGTCGGACGTGAAAATCAAAACTTCAATACTACACAAAGCTATGCTAAACAAATTAAGGCAGCCGCTGATTCCAAATATAAAGGGCTGATCAGAGGTATCTTTATTGCCCACGGCAACTATAACCAGGATATCATGCCCCGTAGCATGCTGGTTGAGGTGGGTACAGAAAATAACTCGCTCGATGCTGCTAAAAAAAGCATCGCCTATTTCGCTGAAACGGTTCCCTTATTTATTCAATTACCCAAAGTCGCTGAAGCGGCTGGCAGCGACGCCGGGCAAACTACCAATGATGCTGCTTCACCGCCGCCTCCGACACCACCGGGCCCCACTGACTACGGTTCTGACATTGCGAAAATTTTGGCAGTCTTAGTTGGCGGGGCTGGCTTATACCTTTACTTAAGCACAGGCAGTTGGCGGGAGCTTAAAAACAAAATCAGACATTTCCGCAAAGTGGAGTTTACAAATTTTCTTGGACCATTACGACGTCGACGTAAGAAGTAATGTAT includes:
- a CDS encoding DUF1573 domain-containing protein, encoding MNDKCCYQFQDAVDEYLVRHRSVFDVLTKYQEAAARVNRAYAKAVTECGCVTIEAGRQEIPEGAEFRDLKQYMSNHTSGQPCTHCREVIAKEMGRSMFYQTALCNLAGLNIRDIMEQERKNLTTLGVFHLS
- the spoIIP gene encoding stage II sporulation protein P; the encoded protein is MRLLKICVLIAFFAGCSFPALGTAHDELPSGYITVVDETGSIIYETGRKVHPGDEFINEDNRLYEILLVDNSRALAVYKANLSQDMNLDLALPAQTPAEAPTTPLISIYHTHNDESYIPTDGKATTPGKGSIMTVGDVFATKLGELGYRTNHNKTLHEPHDANAYQRSRRTFIKLLSEQPTALFDLHRDSAPLQSYITQIRGEDVAKLVLVVGRENQNFNTTQSYAKQIKAAADSKYKGLIRGIFIAHGNYNQDIMPRSMLVEVGTENNSLDAAKKSIAYFAETVPLFIQLPKVAEAAGSDAGQTTNDAASPPPPTPPGPTDYGSDIAKILAVLVGGAGLYLYLSTGSWRELKNKIRHFRKVEFTNFLGPLRRRRKK